The following is a genomic window from Adhaeribacter radiodurans.
TCCAATACTAATAAATCAGTAAGTTTTTCGGCATGAGCAGGATCTTTTTCTTTTACAAATTCTAGTGTATTTAGGAAATCATCATCTGCTATATCATTAACATATTTTCCGGCTTTTTGCTCGCTTACCTTCGGGTTTAATTCCCAAAATTTTATAGAATGATCCCCTTCTTGCCCACTACTTACAATAATATTTTCTATTAAAGTTAGGTGCTTGAAAGAGCCAGAACTAGGCACATAGAAACTCGAATAATCATAAAGCGGTTTGCCAGTATGTAGTTCCCAGGTTTTTAACCCTTCTCCCCCTCCGGTGATCAATTTCTTTCCGGTTACTATTAAACTATTTACACTACGGCTATAAAATGAACGCAGCTCTTTACCTTTGTACAAGTCCCAGCTTATAATTCTATGATCCCACCCACTGCTAACAATAATATCATCAGCAATGGTTAAACTGATAATAGGACGATTATGGCCTGTGTAGGTGTATAGATTTTGACCGGTAAGTAAATCCCAACTTTTTAGGGTTCTGTCTCTACTACCACTTACTACAATTTTGCCTTCCACCGCCAAACAGGTAACCATTTCGGAGTGACCTGAGAAAAAATGCACCACTTTCCCGGTAGTTAAAGACCAGGATTTAATAGAGCCATTATAGCTACCACTTATTAAAATATTTCCCGAAACAACCAGGCTGGTTACACTTCCCGTATGTTCTGCAAAAACGTGTAAAGCCTCCCCAGTATATAAATTCCAACTTCGCAAGGGTTGGTTTTCATCATTGCAACCGCTAATCAACATATCCCCGGCAATTACCAGATTAGTAACTACCCCCATTTTATTACCAGAAGTGTAAAGCAAACTACCTGTGTTTAAGTCCCAGGCACTTATATATCCCCCATTAGATGAATCATGGTAACATCCCCCACAAGCCAAAAGGTCATCCTTAGTTGCCATATGCAGGACAGGTCCTTCTTTTTGCACCAGTGAAATTAACGTTTTACCATCTATTTTACTTATTACCTTTATAACCCCGCTGTACAAGCCTATTATTATATAATCTTTCCAAATCAGCATATCCTCTATTATATCCGGTTGTCTATAATTATTTATTAAACTTCCAATCCGGTAGTAAGGAGTGTCAATAGGAATACAAAAGCTGTTAGTTAATTCTTCATTTAATGCTACTAAAAAGCTACTAGGTAACTCGTTTAAGTGATTTCGTAGACGTTGGTGTAGCTGCAAAGCCACGTTTGTTTTGTCAATATTTAGTATTTCCTTAGTCAGCAGGAGGGCTTTATAAATCAGGTCGGTTGCATGTGCCCGACCCGGGAAACGTTGGAAATCCTCCAGTAAAGCCTGGGTACTGGTATTCAAAAGTTTACATTTCAACCATTTAAAATTTGAGAGCAAGGCGTATGCTCTGGTACTCTCTCCTGCTTTTAATAAATGGTCTATATAAAACCGCCAGGCATATTCTTCCGGTAAATTATACGGATCTGACCAAGCCGAAATTAAATTCTGATGGTAATTGAGAGCGTTATCCCCTAAGGTATTTTGGTAATAACTAAATAACGTTGGATGAATAGTTATAAAGCCTTGATGATAGGAAAGCAAAGCATATTTAGTTAATTGCTGCAGTTCTATTTCCGTTTCAGCGATATGAGTACCCCATAGGTTGCTTATAATTTGCAGCGGTATACCCTCATTTTCAAATAAAGTACCTAAAGCAAAACACAGGTTTTGTTGATAGGGTGTTAAGGCGTTAAGACTATTCTGGATTACACATTTTACAATGGCGTCATCATTGGCTTTAAAGCTGTTTGATACAGGATTGTTTAAAATTGACTCATCTTGATATTTAAGAAATAGTTTTAAAATTTCAGAATAAAAGTTTGAGTTATCTGTTGTGTTTAAGTAGGCCTGTTGTAGCAACCGTAGTAACAAGGGATTGGACCGGGCAGCTTTAATTAATTGCTCCTTACTATTTCTCTCTTTAAAATTTAATTCTTTATCTTCTTTTAAAACCTGCCTTGCTTCTGCATACTCCAACCCTTCTATATTAAAAGCAACAGCATTCGTATCATGGACTACTCTATCACTGGATGTAGTTATTAGCCTTACTGTATTCAAATCAAACCTAGGAAAAACCTGAGAATGTAAATAATCTTTTAAAAAAGGAGCTGCCTGCTGATATGCCTTTACATTATCAATTACCAGGAAGTAATCTCCTTCTTCTAATAATTGAGCCACATCTCTACTTCCATATACCAGTTCAGATAGTACCTGTTCTTTTCCCGTCATAGTCGAGTAAAGCTCCGTGAGTACAGATAACTCATCTTTAGTCTCCTTTAATGTAACCCACAAAATACCATCCGGAAAGCATTTTTTTATGGATTCATCATGACACAAGGCTATAGCTAAACTAGTTTTCCCATTACCTTCTGCTCCCACTAAAGCAATTGGCAAGGCCTCGCGTTTACCTTTAGAAGAGAGTATTAAGGATCTTATGGATTCATAAATCTTGGGACGATGTACATACCCATTTGGCATAGCGGGAGCCATTAAAACAGGAGGTATTACATGACATTTAATGCACAAAGTAGAAATAAATAGCTCCCAATTACTATCTACATCGAAGATAAATTCATCTGCCTCATTAAAACGCCAATTGTTATTAATACCTATTTCCGAGCTGCCTTTAACCAGAAAATAAGGTAATCCTATTTCTTTTGCAAATTGCCAAGCTAATTGAGCATAACTAGACTTAAGAAATTCAGGTGTAATTATTAATATTAAACACTCTATTTTACTTAAAGCGTAAGGTAAATTTGTACGCGGCCAATCATCTGGGTTATCACTATATTCTCCTTCCCCGCTATGATTTCCATATCTGACTTTCCAAAACCTTAAATGGGAACTCCTTTCATCCTGCACTAGTTTCTCTCGCAAGTTTTGAACAAAAGTAGTTCCGTCTTTTTCAGAGTAATAGATATAAGCATTAAAGGGTTTATTTGGATACATACAACCAGGTTAGAGCCACAGATAATTATTTGAAAATTTAATAAATATTCTCATATAATTATTGGGAGGGCGTTGCTAACACTTAATCTCTTGGGATCACAGCAATAATAATTTTACAGTATTAAAATTAACTATCCTGAGTAATTAGACTGATTCTTCTGATTAACTAACATAGCGGCTTTTGGCTCCTGTAAATTCCCCAGAATAATAACCTTGCAGTACCTAAAAAATAAAGTAAAAAATACGCCCAAGTTGGTATAAATACGTAGTAGCCAAGTAAAAATAGTTTATGACGTAAAGTAACAATAATGTGGACCCAGAAAGTAAAAAGTCAAATGAAGAACTAACCGAAGACCTCCGAAAAAGAGATGCGAAAGCCTACGAAAAAATGTATCGTAAATCTTTACCTTCTCTCATGCGGTTTGTTTATCTCAATCACGGGCATCAGGAAGATGCTCAGGATTTATTGCAAGAAGCAGCTATTGTTTTGTTTCGAAAACTGTTACAGCCGGACTTTGTACTTACTTGTGTCCCGTCCACGTACGTGTATTCCGTGGCCCGTAAAAAGTGGTTGTATTTACTTAAAAAGCGCAAACCAAATATTAGTAAAATTGTTGATATAGACGAATACATCGAGGTGCCGGATTACCTGCCCGAAGAATTTGAAATGCTGCTGGAAGAACAGTTCGGAAAAGCCATTGATCAATTAGACGAAACTTGTCAGGTAATTCTAAAAAATATTACTATCTTAATCTAAGTTTAGAAGAAATTGCCCAATCCATTAATTACACCAGCGCCTCTTTAATTCATTATATACCCCTTTACTAAGTTTTATCGTAATAACATCTAATATACCGGGTGAATTCAAAGATTAGTAGTTCATCAAAGTTTGTTTATTTTTCATAGATATTGAAGTATAAACAAACTTTGATCTTGATCGCAAACATATTTAGAATATACTTCTAAATATACTATTAAATCTTCCTTTTGAAGGAGTTTTAGGGAAAGGATTCTTAACAGTTCCTGCTACATACCATTTAGGCAGAATATTTGAGAATCCAAAATTGTCAGGTGTTTCTAATGCAGGAGATAATGGCCCTGTAAATAATTTTGCAAATGCTCGGGATTCTGTTTTATTATATGAATAGAATCTCATTCCTTTGCTAGAGCCATCTTTATCAAAAGAATACCCGTAACGCCGATCTTCTAATTCATATCCATCTCCATTTGGGCGGCTTCTAGGAAAAGCGGGGGCATAAGCCTGCCATTGATGATTACCATCAATGGACCTAACAACACCAAATAATACATTAGAAGCAATATTACCCTCGTATAATGAAGTACCATATCTTGTTGGGAATTTAATTCCTAACTCTTTAGCTATTGAGTTAAGAGCGTTTGCATCTAATAAACTAAGTTTAGCTAAAATAACAGCATTATATGCGGGTGCAAAGGACTCTGTATTAAAACTTCCTTCATGTACGCGCATATCTGCTAATAATCTATTAGCAACATCTGGAATTAGTAGAAGCTGTTTATTAGTTGCATCATTACTAAATACAGCATTAAGTTGTTGGTCAGAAATGCCATCAATATGCATTTTAATTAATGCTCCTAAATTACCATCAATAAGCATAGCTATTTGGATAGTTGCATCCTCCAATGCAGGTGTAAGTTCCTTAACAAGTATGTCCTCAGTCATACCAGCGGGATCAATAAGCCACCCTCCAGGCCCAAGTGCTTTGCGTAATTTAGAACGCAAGCTGCGTATTTCCTCAATACCATGTTTAATTACACATGCAGTTCCTGGAACCTCCTTTGGAACTGCCATAAATACCGGTGCCCAACAGTCAACCCATTGTTGTAAAGGAGTTAATGGGTTTTCTGAGGTCAGAATTGCTTTCATAACAGCAAAATTAGCATTTTCGTAAGCATCAATAGCTTTTATTAGATCACCTTCCCAATGCTTTAATGCTAAAGATACAGGGTTCAATTCTTGACTAAGAAGTACCCGATATTCGTCTATTTTGCCTTTTAAGGCAACTACTTGATCAAACAAGTCCTTTTGAGCCTTTTCTAATTTATCAAGTGCTTCTTTTGCTTGCTTTGCAAGTTCACGCCCTGCGTTATTTGACTTCTTAATAGCCTCTAGTCGTGCTAACTCAACAGAAGCTGCTGCCAAAGCAGTTGTAGCAGCTGCCTTAGCAGCAATAGCTGTACTTTTTCTTAATGTAGCTGCTTGGAGAGAAGCTGTAAGAGTATTTTTTTGTTTTTCTAAATCTGAAATTAGGTTTACTAAATTCTCATAAGCGGGATTGACAATATCCACAACTTTACAAACAGTTTCTTCAACAATTTTATTAAATGGCCAAGGTAACTTTTTAGTAACCACATCACATACTTTTTTTGAAAGTTTTGACGGAGTCAGCGCGATACTACGTTGAACACCCACAATCTCATTTTGTACGTTTGCAATTTTTCCAGGAAGATTAGCTGATAATTCCCCAGCCTCTATTATAATCTGTTCAGACTGTCTAATAATTCTATTTTGTTCCTCAATTATTTTTTTCTGTGCATCTATAAGTCGTTCATGTTGTTCTAATGCTGCATTAGCTATAACTAATTGTTGCTTTGCTTGTGCAATAGGTCCAACAAGGTCATTTGCCTTCCTAGTAATTTCAATTACTTCATTTTCTAACTTAAGTATTAATTTTTGAACATCACTGCCAGCACCTTCTGATGCTTTCTGAGCTTTATAAATTGCATTCCATACTTTTCTCATTGCAACTAAGTGTACTCCTGTATTTGAATTTTGGTACTCCCGAGAAGGATCGCTAGCTAAAATGAGGTGTTTTGAAAGAAATCCAACTGGAGCAGCTATATTATCTTGTACAGACCCTAAGGTATGGCCATTATGATCTCGAAGTGCGGGAGTATACTTATCAATGAAAGTTTCAACTGCAATATGTCTTACCTCAACATCTGTCTCTCCATCAATTAAAGAGAAAGCATCACCTGCGTACATGTTTACATAGCTATGTGCCCAGATATCACCTGCTGCATGACCCAACATGCCTAATGCGTAGGCTATATGGGCAGGATCATCTCCTGCTTCACGTACCGACCATTGCAACCAATCGTCAGTTTGCCAACCACCTTTTCGTCCTGGATGTACAACTGTTTGTCCTACAAGAATATCAGGAAAAGCATCAGGCCCGACATGGCCCATCCTATAAGTTGATGCATGAGCCCTTAATGCATCCACTATTCTTTTAGACACCTCATAATCACGACCATTTATGGTTAGCTTACCATCTAATAATACATCATTTAATACTTGTTGCGCTATCCAAACATGTGTCTTTGGTTTAAAACCAAAGACATTAGAAATATGCAGAAAAAGTATCAAAATTACTAATGTCAATTTATGGAAGCTATAACTTATCATTTTATATTTCATAAAAGCTAATGTTAATTAGGACGGAATTTTTATATTTTAAAGTTTTTATTTTTGTGAGAAAGACAAACTGTTGTTTTTATTTTTTAAAATTAAAATGCTATTAAAAGAAACTAAAGACACATCAATAATCTCCATCTTTACTCAATTTGCCTCAGATAAACAAATTTTTCATGTCTTGACTTACTTAGTATATTCATAAACAAATCAATTTGAAAGCTGAATATATAAATGCATAAAGAGTTTATACAGGTATTAGTTGTGTTCAATTCTTTACATTTATCTAGTTTGTGATAGACCTTATTTCGATAATTTTCTATGAACCACTCTAAGATTGTGCAGACCACAGGCAATGAGCGTTACAACATCTCGGATTTGCTCGCCTAGTAAGCAGATTTTCTCTTTTACAATTCAAATATTATCGAAGTATATATATCAGTTGTTAAACTCCCGGTCAAGATTTGAATAAACGAATTGAGAATTCTATGAAACTTCTGATCTATTAGGTACAACAGAGCCAATCTGAAATACTTCATCTGCTATCTATTAAGCAGAAGCTGGGAAGATTTAAATGGTTAAACCTGCGGTTAGCAACCATAGTGAGGTAAAGGCTTAACTTTGCAAGGCATTTCATCTGTTCATCATTGCGTAAATATTTAATTATTAGAAATTTATTTGTATATTTTAGCAACCCAGTGGCTAATTCTCGTATAGCGCCTATAAGAGATTTTTGGGTTGATTTTGACCTTAGTACCTGATTATGAAAAAAGGTAATCTCTATTTTAAATTTTTTAATATGATTTATTTAACAGCTTACCTCCGACTAATTATTGGTACTAATGAAGCGCAGACCCGAAGAAGACATTGCCCTCATCGCCGCCTTTCGACGAGGGGACCTGAAACCCCTGGATAAATTTTACTTTACCCATCGGCAGCAATTTGTAAAGTGGATGGAAAATACGTTCCGACTTTCCTCTGCTGAGGCCATCGACATCTATCAAGATGCTCATGGTGTGTTATACAAAATTTTGGTAACTGATAAGCTTACCGAGAATGGTTCCAGTCTAAAAACTTTTGTTTTTGGTATTGGACGTAACATTGCTTTAAAAAAAATTATTAAGCGCGCAAAAGAAGAAAAAGCGTTGAATGAGATTGCTCGAAATGGAGCACAAGATAACACAGCTGATTTAACAGAACTTCAGGATATAATAATGGCCATATATGAAAAGTTACCTGAGCCCTGTAAGTCAATTTTGCGTATGTACTATTTTGATGAATTCTCTATGCAAGAGATAGCTGATGAATTAGGATATAAAAGCGAAGATGTGGCTAAAAATCAGAAATGTCGTTGTTTGAAAACAATACGAGATAAATTATTAATTACCCGGTAAGAAGCGGGCAATTGATTAAATAATTAAATACCAAAAAGTTTCATATTATAACGGTTTAAGAAAGTTAAACTAGTTTCTCATGACCTCAAAAGAAAAGATTCAGCGGATAGATGCCTACCTTCAGGGGAATCTATCCGCTGAACAAGAAGCCCAGGTAGAACAATGGATGGACGATTACCTGAGCGGAACGCTATCCTTAGAAGATCAGGCCTGGTTCAACCAGAAACTACAACAGGATACCGCCTTTGCCCAAGAAGTAAATTTGCAACGGGATATTCGGCTGGGTTTGGAAAAAGCAATGAATCAAGAATTCCAGCAAACGAGCTTGTACAAGGATTTGTTGGCCAGTACCACTACCGAGATAGATCAAAACTTAAAAAACCGTTTTGTTCTTTTGGAAGAACAGCTGGCCGCCAAAGAGGAAAAAGTTATTCCGCTACAATCAAAGCCCGTAAACCGCTCCCTGTATTACTGGTTATCTGGAGTAGCTGCCTGTTTAATTTTAGGTTTCTTTGTTTACCTGTTTTGGCAAAACCAACATAAACCCGAACAGCTTTATGCCAAATATTACGAGCCATATATGATTGCTTCCGTACAACGGAATGGATCTGCGCAAAATACACAGCAACAAGCCATGCAAGCGTATGAGGAAGGTGATTATCAGCTGGCAGCAAAAGCATTTGAGTCGTGCTTAAGCCTTACTCCTCAGGATATAGATTGCCGATTTTATCTTGGTTTAAGTTACTTGGAAACTCAGCAACTACCAAAAGCCGAGCAAACCCTTAAACAAGTAATTCAAGCTACACCGAATGAGTACACCACCCGAGCTCAATGGTATTTAGCATTGGTATACCTGATAAATAACAAATCCAAAGATGCTAGATTACTATTACAGGAATTAAGTCGCGATCATGGCTTCTATGGAAAAAAAGCAGATATGTTAATGGAAGAAATGTAAATATGATAATATTTCTTCCATTAACATATCTGAATAGTTGAAATTAGTTTGCCTCTTTATTTTCTTTCGTTGTAAATAGAATTATAAATTGAATTTAAGAGTCTTCTAAGCGATAAATTTTTAAAAGAAACATCTGCGACTGATACAGGATAGTTCTTATTTAGAAACTAATGGTTGAAATACTTTAAATAAAATACCTATAAAAGAAAAATCATACTTAGAATATTTTCCTTTTATTAGGTGTTTTATTTAGGATCCTTGTTAATGAATTAATGTAACAGTTGCATTATCAACTTGACGAAAATAAGAAGAAGGTATGTCTTTTGTATGGTTAAAAGGCCCTCTTTTATGTGGATCGAATGCCTTTATTAGATCCTCAAGTTCTTTCTTCTTAAATTTGAACTTCATCTTAATAGATACTGGTTTACCTTTCACCTTATCGTACTCAAATTCAAAGGGTACATCTTCCTCGATTAATTCTTCACCAGTAGTTGATTGTTGAGTTTCTTCTTTCATTTTTTTGATGTTAAATAGTTAAACATATATAATCTAAATTTTAAATAATAAGCTTGTTGCAATTTAGTTTAAATGAATAATCAAGATAATTTGATTATTCATTTAAACTAAAGAAAATAAAAATTCTGTATTCCTAAATTTTTGGATATTACTTAATTTGCTTACAACTATTTTGCTTAAATAGCATGTAAACGAATATTTAATCTTAATACTTTTTGTAGTAAATAAAACCCCAATTAGAAGCCATATCTACATGAAGCAATCCATTATTGGCTCTGACCATAGTACCAGTCAGTAAATCTTCCCAAGGACCCTGATCAGGTACTTCGAAGGTTACTGATTGCGTTTGATCAGAAAAGTTTAATCCAACATAAAACCTTTCTAACCTGTTGTGCTTGTCTTCTCCCCAACGGTGATATACTACAACATTTTTGTCTCGATGAATACCAAATCCCTGAGGGTTAGGTAAGGCCCAGCCATCTTCCCAATTATTTGGATAGAAATTTAAAGAAGTAAGACCCGGGTGATCTTTTCTGATTTTTATTAACTTTTTATAAAGTTGAAATATTTGGGGGCTTGGTTCAGTGGCATATTTGTTCCAATCCAAAGGCCGGGGAACAACCCGTCCATGGCCATCTTCGGGCATGTCATTATCTTCGCCGTATTCCTGCGCATTGTAAATAAGAGGGGTGCCGGCACATGTAAACAAAGCAATTACATAAGGTTGGGTTAAATACCAATATTGGCGGCCACCTGCCTTTAAGGCAAACCGTCGGTGATCATGATTTTCGATGTACGTAGTAGGCCCTCTGCCTGGATCAAAATCTTTACCCTCATGGAGCATACGCATGATAGATGGTTCTATCTGCGGAAATCCCTGAGGCCGGTCACCCAGATAAGACATACTGTTACTCCGGAAATTATCCAGCCAGCAACTGGTAGCACCTACTTTATTAGTAACATCAATAGCGGCATAATCCCAGCTGTGTTCCAGTATACAAGAAAAGTTCTTATTTCCCGTTCTGGAAAGATGGCCACGTAGTTCAGAAAGAAGCTTTGGTAATCCCACTCCCCGGTTTCCCGGACGGTAAATACCTAAAGTATTATCTAATCGGATGCCATCAATCTTAAATGTATCTATCCAATAAATACAGGCATCACGGATATACTCCAAAGTACATCTGTTAGCATAATCCAAATCTTTAAAGAAAGCGGCCTGCTCAAAGTTTCCTACATAAGGAGAATCTGCTGGATCTTGATATAACCAATAATAGGGGAATCCCAAGCTAGGAAGTAAAGCATCCGCATGATTAAATACCCCATCCATTATAACATGAATACCCCTTTTATGGCATTCATTTATCAACCGCTTAAGATAGACCAGCTTATTGGTTTCGTTAGAACCGTTATTTACATATTTATAGGCTACCGAAAAGTATTGTACGGGATTATAACCCCAACTGAAATCCTTACCCGGACTATCCGCATAGGCCCAAGCAGTCCAGGGCATAAATTCAATGGCGTTTATTCCTAAATCTACTAACTCATCCAATTTTCGAACAATAGCCTCAAACGGTGCTTCGTCTAAAGTTTTATAGTTAGCCGTAAAATCATCAATCATTAACTCGTAAACAATCAACTCTTGATAAGGCAACCTGGGTGATTTTAAAGCTTGTACAATTTCCGTTTGCCCGCCTATTACAAAGGCCGAATTTTGATTTTCGGTGCCACCATACCGCGCACACGGATCAGAAATTAAACGGGAAGGCGCATTTTCAAATTCAACCAAGTATTTATACTCATAAAATCCTGGCGGTAATTGACCCGATGTATAAGAATAGAGTAATCCCTGAAGAACATCTTTATCATCAATATAATCCGAACTGTTCATGAGTATAGGCGCGTTCAAATCCCACTTATTATGGTTCGGATCTTGAAAGCTACCCACAACGTACACTTGTCTTATCCGTGGCAAACCTCCTCCAGCATATTGATGCGGGGCTCGTTCCCCATCCGGAATAAACAATTTAAAAGTTACTGTTTGGGTTGTATTATCTACCAAACCACCAAACTGCTCGTACATAATTTCAACTAAGATAATTTGGATACATTATAAGTACTTTTGAAATAAATGATCAAAGTATGAAAAAATGAAAAGATTTAACAACGTAATCTTTAATTAAATTACATTGTCAATCCTCCAAAAATCTTTTCATTTATACCTATAGACTTTTGAAGGATTTGGGAACATATAAATATTGAAATTCAACTTTTACTCTTTAATTTTTAAATTAACATTTTCAACTATCAAAGTTCCATCATCTTTTCTAGAACTAACTTCAATAATTATAGGTTTGTCCTTAATCAGGTTACCCGAATCAGCAGCAAATTGTACTGTTAGTTTACCATTACTATCTGAAGTATTACTAACACCTGTAAAACGACCAACTGAGACATTTTCTTGGGCTGTAGGTTGTTGATATGCCTTTATACTGTTCAGGCTGGTTCCTTCACTTACCTTACCTCTTTCTCTTTTGAGATAAATATCTATAGAAACAGCATTACCGCTTGGGTCTATTATAGTTGAGGCAGGCTCAATGATCATGTTATCGGGGTAAGCTCTTTCTAATGCAATTGTCTTTGTTAAAGAAGTAGAAGAATTGGGCAACTTAGCTGTGATCAAATAATTCTTAACTTCAGTACCAACCTGAATATTTGCTTCAGCCCTACCTTCCTGGCTTACCTCTAGAGTTTTACTGTTAGGTGTTTCACTATCTTGTATTTCTCCTGCACTTGTAGTGATTATTACTGATTTAGCTGGAGTATTAGTTAATGTAGAAATAACTTTAAAGGTAGTTAAACCGTCAGCTCTAATTGTAGCATTAGGCTCAAAGGATATATTGAGTATATCATTAACTGATAAAGGCAACACATTCAAAATTTGTTCTACCTTATAACTTGCTTGATTCTTTATATTAGCTGAAATAATATAATTTCCAGGAGTAGTATCTAATGTTAAAAACGTAGTTGCTGTAAACGTAGCATCATTCTCATTTACTAGTGTGGCATAAATTTCTTTATTTTTTTTATTTTCACCAGCAACATCAAAGGTACCAGCCGATGTGTTAAACTCAACTGTACGATTAGCTTCCCCGGATTGTTTTGGAACAGATGCAATTAGCTTAACCTTTGTTAGACCATCTGCTTTTAATTTACCATTAAGGTTATCAAAATTTTCTATCCTAAACTGTATAAAGCTTTCGTTAGTACTTAATGGTAAAACTTCTATTACCTGTTCTACTTTATAATCTGGCTTGTCTTTTATGTTGGCAGTAATAATATACTTACCAGATGTAGTACCTAGAGTAAGATAAGTAGATGCCGTAAACATCTCATCAGTTTCATTTTGCCGCGTTGCTAAAACTTCTTTCTTATTTTTAGATTCTGCCGCTACTTCAAATGTACCCGCCGACGTATTAAACTCTACTATGCGATTGGTCTCGGTTGCATTCTTTGGCACAAAGGCAATAAGTCTAATCTTTGTTGTACCATCTGCCTTTACTTTACCATTAAGATTAGCAAAATCTTCTATCTCGAATTTCGTAATATTATCAATATTGCCTAGTGGTAGAACCTCTAACTCCTTCTCTACCTTATAATCAGATTTAGAATTAATACTAGCAGAAATAACATATTTACCCGATGTTGTACCCAATGTAAGATAAGTAGAAGCTGTGAGCTTTTCAACATTTAGATTATCAAGGGTTGCGTAAACTGTTTTCTCCGTTTTATTTTCGGTTTCTACATCAAATAGACCAGCTGAGGTTTTAAATTTAATTGTGCGATTACCTTCATCTACACCCTTTTCAATTGAAGCTACAAGTTTAATCTTGGTAGTTCCATTGGCTTTTATACTACTTTTACCATTCTCAATTAATTTACCGTCTTCATCATAAATTTCTAATTGAATAATTTCCTTAATTGGAGTTACT
Proteins encoded in this region:
- a CDS encoding NB-ARC domain-containing protein, which codes for MYPNKPFNAYIYYSEKDGTTFVQNLREKLVQDERSSHLRFWKVRYGNHSGEGEYSDNPDDWPRTNLPYALSKIECLILIITPEFLKSSYAQLAWQFAKEIGLPYFLVKGSSEIGINNNWRFNEADEFIFDVDSNWELFISTLCIKCHVIPPVLMAPAMPNGYVHRPKIYESIRSLILSSKGKREALPIALVGAEGNGKTSLAIALCHDESIKKCFPDGILWVTLKETKDELSVLTELYSTMTGKEQVLSELVYGSRDVAQLLEEGDYFLVIDNVKAYQQAAPFLKDYLHSQVFPRFDLNTVRLITTSSDRVVHDTNAVAFNIEGLEYAEARQVLKEDKELNFKERNSKEQLIKAARSNPLLLRLLQQAYLNTTDNSNFYSEILKLFLKYQDESILNNPVSNSFKANDDAIVKCVIQNSLNALTPYQQNLCFALGTLFENEGIPLQIISNLWGTHIAETEIELQQLTKYALLSYHQGFITIHPTLFSYYQNTLGDNALNYHQNLISAWSDPYNLPEEYAWRFYIDHLLKAGESTRAYALLSNFKWLKCKLLNTSTQALLEDFQRFPGRAHATDLIYKALLLTKEILNIDKTNVALQLHQRLRNHLNELPSSFLVALNEELTNSFCIPIDTPYYRIGSLINNYRQPDIIEDMLIWKDYIIIGLYSGVIKVISKIDGKTLISLVQKEGPVLHMATKDDLLACGGCYHDSSNGGYISAWDLNTGSLLYTSGNKMGVVTNLVIAGDMLISGCNDENQPLRSWNLYTGEALHVFAEHTGSVTSLVVSGNILISGSYNGSIKSWSLTTGKVVHFFSGHSEMVTCLAVEGKIVVSGSRDRTLKSWDLLTGQNLYTYTGHNRPIISLTIADDIIVSSGWDHRIISWDLYKGKELRSFYSRSVNSLIVTGKKLITGGGEGLKTWELHTGKPLYDYSSFYVPSSGSFKHLTLIENIIVSSGQEGDHSIKFWELNPKVSEQKAGKYVNDIADDDFLNTLEFVKEKDPAHAEKLTDLLVLENVAISSSHDTRLISWDLLTGKPLHIFTGHATSVSCFCKKGNILISGSGYHNNHALEMEGHDVSVRSWELSTGKPLHVFRGHTRTITCLGISGDVALSGSGDSTIRSWDLKEGKPLHCFRGHNGSITSLILEDNLIISSSDDRTIRFWNLGNGKAIACIHTDEPMMKLTYNGADSILIGYGDKGGKYSFRINTALKSKLLE
- a CDS encoding RNA polymerase sigma factor, producing the protein MDPESKKSNEELTEDLRKRDAKAYEKMYRKSLPSLMRFVYLNHGHQEDAQDLLQEAAIVLFRKLLQPDFVLTCVPSTYVYSVARKKWLYLLKKRKPNISKIVDIDEYIEVPDYLPEEFEMLLEEQFGKAIDQLDETCQVILKNITILI
- a CDS encoding RNA polymerase sigma factor, with translation MKRRPEEDIALIAAFRRGDLKPLDKFYFTHRQQFVKWMENTFRLSSAEAIDIYQDAHGVLYKILVTDKLTENGSSLKTFVFGIGRNIALKKIIKRAKEEKALNEIARNGAQDNTADLTELQDIIMAIYEKLPEPCKSILRMYYFDEFSMQEIADELGYKSEDVAKNQKCRCLKTIRDKLLITR
- a CDS encoding tetratricopeptide repeat protein gives rise to the protein MTSKEKIQRIDAYLQGNLSAEQEAQVEQWMDDYLSGTLSLEDQAWFNQKLQQDTAFAQEVNLQRDIRLGLEKAMNQEFQQTSLYKDLLASTTTEIDQNLKNRFVLLEEQLAAKEEKVIPLQSKPVNRSLYYWLSGVAACLILGFFVYLFWQNQHKPEQLYAKYYEPYMIASVQRNGSAQNTQQQAMQAYEEGDYQLAAKAFESCLSLTPQDIDCRFYLGLSYLETQQLPKAEQTLKQVIQATPNEYTTRAQWYLALVYLINNKSKDARLLLQELSRDHGFYGKKADMLMEEM
- a CDS encoding alpha-amylase family glycosyl hydrolase, which codes for MYEQFGGLVDNTTQTVTFKLFIPDGERAPHQYAGGGLPRIRQVYVVGSFQDPNHNKWDLNAPILMNSSDYIDDKDVLQGLLYSYTSGQLPPGFYEYKYLVEFENAPSRLISDPCARYGGTENQNSAFVIGGQTEIVQALKSPRLPYQELIVYELMIDDFTANYKTLDEAPFEAIVRKLDELVDLGINAIEFMPWTAWAYADSPGKDFSWGYNPVQYFSVAYKYVNNGSNETNKLVYLKRLINECHKRGIHVIMDGVFNHADALLPSLGFPYYWLYQDPADSPYVGNFEQAAFFKDLDYANRCTLEYIRDACIYWIDTFKIDGIRLDNTLGIYRPGNRGVGLPKLLSELRGHLSRTGNKNFSCILEHSWDYAAIDVTNKVGATSCWLDNFRSNSMSYLGDRPQGFPQIEPSIMRMLHEGKDFDPGRGPTTYIENHDHRRFALKAGGRQYWYLTQPYVIALFTCAGTPLIYNAQEYGEDNDMPEDGHGRVVPRPLDWNKYATEPSPQIFQLYKKLIKIRKDHPGLTSLNFYPNNWEDGWALPNPQGFGIHRDKNVVVYHRWGEDKHNRLERFYVGLNFSDQTQSVTFEVPDQGPWEDLLTGTMVRANNGLLHVDMASNWGFIYYKKY